Proteins co-encoded in one Christiangramia fulva genomic window:
- a CDS encoding lipase maturation factor family protein, translated as MSSLFELSGKKRTYWLTRFMILRLLGIVYAVAFLVAIQQIIPLIGVNGLTPVGIYLQEISTALGSQSAAFWKLPSLFWFWHSDTALLTVSWIGFILSCLVALGFANAIIMAALWILYMSIVHVGQIWYGYGWEIQLLETGFLAIFLCPLVDMRMFPKRKAPLPVIFLFRFLIFRIMLGAGMIKLRGSKLWSNATALFYHFETQPLPGPLSRWFFFLPHFILKIGVWYNWLAELVAPFFAFGPRITRHIAGIVMIMLQVILILSGNLSFLNWLTIVPALACFDDGFWATILPGSLVRKAEEAENHSEESKPMKITSWVVVALVAVLSIQPLMNILSPTQIMNTSYDPFDLVNTYGAFGTVGEIRYNVVFEGTNDEQPDSSANWKPYIYKGLPVRLDERPPQVAPYHLRLDWQMWFASMASPSQYPWTLNLVWKLLQNDPSTLELFEKNPFPDGPPKYVRAVLYTYQFAKPDNKEGKWWKRERQGLWLPAFSTSSKDLLLYLKERGWVKE; from the coding sequence ATGTCCTCTCTTTTCGAACTATCAGGTAAAAAACGGACTTACTGGCTCACGCGCTTTATGATCTTGCGACTGCTGGGCATAGTGTATGCCGTGGCTTTTCTTGTCGCCATACAGCAAATTATTCCGTTAATAGGTGTTAACGGACTCACTCCGGTTGGGATCTATTTACAGGAAATCAGTACTGCCCTGGGATCGCAAAGTGCGGCTTTTTGGAAACTGCCTTCACTTTTCTGGTTCTGGCATTCTGATACTGCCCTGCTTACTGTTTCCTGGATAGGATTCATCCTTTCCTGCCTGGTGGCGCTGGGTTTTGCTAATGCCATTATCATGGCTGCTCTCTGGATATTATATATGTCTATTGTTCATGTCGGGCAGATCTGGTATGGTTACGGCTGGGAAATTCAGCTATTGGAAACCGGATTTCTGGCAATTTTCCTTTGTCCTTTAGTGGATATGCGGATGTTTCCAAAACGAAAAGCTCCACTACCTGTCATTTTTTTATTTCGTTTTCTAATATTTCGGATCATGCTCGGTGCCGGAATGATAAAACTCCGCGGAAGCAAATTATGGAGCAATGCCACGGCTCTTTTTTATCATTTTGAAACCCAGCCTCTGCCTGGGCCGCTGAGTCGGTGGTTTTTCTTCTTACCTCATTTTATCCTGAAAATCGGGGTCTGGTATAACTGGCTGGCCGAACTTGTTGCTCCTTTTTTCGCTTTCGGACCACGTATTACGCGTCACATAGCGGGAATAGTTATGATAATGCTTCAGGTGATCCTGATCCTGAGCGGAAATCTTTCTTTCCTGAACTGGCTGACCATAGTACCTGCACTCGCCTGTTTTGATGACGGATTCTGGGCAACAATTCTGCCCGGATCTCTGGTGCGCAAAGCAGAAGAAGCAGAAAACCACTCGGAAGAATCCAAACCGATGAAAATAACTTCCTGGGTCGTGGTGGCTTTAGTGGCGGTTTTGAGCATTCAACCGCTTATGAATATTCTTTCGCCCACGCAAATTATGAATACTTCTTATGACCCTTTTGACCTGGTGAATACCTACGGAGCTTTTGGTACCGTTGGTGAGATCAGGTATAATGTGGTATTTGAAGGAACTAATGATGAGCAACCAGATTCTTCGGCTAACTGGAAGCCGTATATTTATAAGGGGTTGCCCGTACGCCTGGATGAGCGGCCTCCACAGGTGGCCCCATACCATTTGCGGCTGGACTGGCAAATGTGGTTCGCTTCTATGGCTTCTCCCTCGCAATATCCATGGACGCTGAATCTGGTATGGAAATTATTGCAAAATGATCCTTCTACACTTGAACTTTTTGAGAAAAATCCTTTTCCAGACGGGCCTCCTAAATATGTGCGGGCGGTATTATATACCTATCAGTTTGCGAAGCCTGATAATAAAGAAGGCAAGTGGTGGAAACGCGAGCGGCAGGGGCTTTGGCTTCCGGCCTTTTCCACATCCAGCAAAGATCTGCTCCTTTACCTGAAGGAACGAGGTTGGGTTAAAGAATAA